In Lotus japonicus ecotype B-129 chromosome 5, LjGifu_v1.2, one genomic interval encodes:
- the LOC130716802 gene encoding uncharacterized protein LOC130716802, which yields MEDQPMTKADLKDVTVALTAALTAITQHMTQQMIQHMATFTAALTAQINNTNNGNRGRDRRGKPHRFPRDNNNNRSAISLPSQSLHSPSVSHPYYQVQYSTSKTTETPHPQPATPNLINPYPNISPTADPISLPQPLPKPTSNSCPSTRPMYATSSESDSQISFAPSSVVGLEDEAKTLMDDLCSESAPTPTHCSLLSRSDDILEVVPHVISEPDTSVNLGIEAVFTPYNLTLMVVPQVRYVLVPKFAPHLFGNMPEKKELQSNLSNSQFRQFIPCHWKLFQSRLVHPEITLHQFHGVWRKQFDPGINKMDASVSKQESPHSFPCAFIRYSTLTLLGLIWKPFDPGILRQLKSFIVM from the coding sequence ATGGAAGATCAACCAATGACCAAAGCAGACCTGAAGGATGTTACCGTGGCTCTTACCGCGGCCCTAACTGCTATTACGCAACATATGACACAACAGATGATACAACATATGGCGACGTTCACGGCGGCTTTAACGGCGCAGATCAACAATACCAACAACGGTAACCGGGGACGAGACAGGAGAGGGAAACCACATAGGTTTCCGcgcgacaacaacaacaatcgttCCGCTATATCTTTACCTTCCCAATCTTTGCATTCACCATCCGTATCTCATCCTTATTACCAAGTTCAGTACTCAACCTCTAAAACCACCGAAACTCCACACCCCCAACCTGCTACTCCAAACCTTATCAATCCTTACCCCAACATATCACCGACTGCAGATCCAATTTCCTTACCACAACCCCTACCAAAACCTACTTCAAATTCATGTCCCTCTACAAGACCTATGTACGCAACTTCTTCGGAATCTGATTCTCAAATTTCATTTGCGCCATCCTCTGTTGTTGGCCTGGAAGATGAGGCAAAAACGTTGATGGATGATTTGTGCAGCGAGAGCGCACCAACACCAACACACTGTTCTCTTTTATCTAGATCTGATGACATCTTAGAGGTTGTACCCCATGTTATATCTGAGCCAGACACCTCTGTCAATTTGGGCATCGAAGCAGTGTTCACACCTTACAATCTAACACTTATGGTTGTGCCTCAGGTTCGATATGTCCTTGTTCCCAAGTTTGCACCCCATTTGTTTGGTAATATGCCTGAGAAAAAGGAACTGCAATCCAACTTGTCTAACTCGCAATTCAGACAATTTATTCCATGCCACTGGAAGTTGTTTCAATCACGGCTAGTTCATCCAGAAATCACACTCCATCAATTTCATGGTGTTTGGCGAAAACAATTTGATCCTGGCATCAACAAGATGGATGCTAGTGTTTCAAAACAGGAGTCTCCACACTCTTTTCCATGTGCTTTTATTAGATATTCAACACTCACTCTCCTTGGTTTAATTTGGAAGCCTTTTGATCCTGGTATTTTGAGGCAACTGAAGTCCTTTATCGTGATGTGA
- the LOC130721186 gene encoding putative serine/threonine-protein kinase isoform X2 yields MKIPFINCFSASSIEQTNNDIQEEENNDGSFRLFTYNQLKSATANFSDKVGEGGFGSVYKGRLSDGSFVALKVLSIELGSMRGEKQFVAELATMSNIKHQNLATLRGYCVEGAHRCLVYDYMENNTLHHAFLEERRMRFNWEARKEISIGVARGLAFLHEEVKPHIVHRDIKARNILLDRNFTPKVSDFGLAKLLRDEASYISTRVAGTLGYLAPEYASSGQLTRKSDVYSFGVLLLQIVSGQVVVDAYQDNESFIVEKVWAAYEDNNLLKQVDPVLNVNVQVEEAVKFLKVGLLCVQENAKLRPRMSEVVEKLTSNVDIIKDVCITKPGLVADLRNIRIREQVTLSSPQESSDAGERSIWSTASLAR; encoded by the exons ATGAAGATTCCCTTTATCAATTGTTTCTCTGCATCATCCATTGAACAAACCAACAATG ATATTCAAGAGGAAGAAAATAATGATGGAAGCTTTCGTTTATTCACTTACAATCAATTGAAATCTGCTACTGCTAATTTTAGTGACAAGGTTGGAGAAGGTGGATTTGGCTCTGTCTACAAG GGGAGGCTTAGTGACGGCTCTTTTGTGGCGTTGAAAGTGCTTTCCATTGAGCTAGGATCCATGCGAGGAGAGAAGCAATTTGTGGCAGAATTGGCTACAATGTCAAATATCAAGCACCAAAATCTAGCCACCCTTCGAGGGTATTGTGTAGAAGGAGCACACCGATGCTTGGTCTATGATTACATGGAGAACAACACCCTTCACCACGCTTTCTTAG AGGAGAGAAGGATGAGATTCAACTGGGAAGCAAGGAAGGAAATATCCATAGGTGTGGCTAGGGGGCTTGCTTTTCTCCATGAGGAGGTGAAGCCTCATATTGTTCATAGAGACATCAAAGCCAGAAATATTCTTCTTGATAGGAATTTCACACCAAAAGTTTCAGACTTTGGTTTGGCAAAGTTACTTAGAGATGAAGCATCTTACATCAGTACTCGAGTTGCAGGGACATT GGGTTATCTAGCTCCAGAGTATGCCAGTTCAGGACAGTTGACAAGAAAATCAGATGTATATAGCTTTGGGGTATTACTTTTGCAAATTGTCAGCGGCCAAGTTGTTGTAGATGCCTATCAAGACAATGAAAGTTTCATTGTAGAGAAG GTGTGGGCAGCTTATGAAGACAACAATCTATTAAAACAAGTGGATCCTGTGCTTAATGTGAACGTTCAAGTGGAAGAGGCTGTAAAATTCCTTAAAGTGGGGTTGCTTTGTGTGCAAGAAAATGCCAAGCTTAGGCCAAGAATGTCAGAGGTTGTTGAGAAGTTGACCAGCAACGTTGATATTATAAAAGATGTTTGCATCACAAAACCAGGGCTTGTTGCTGATCTGAGGAACATTAGAATAAGGGAACAAGTGACATTGAGCTCGCCACAGGAATCAAGTGATGCTGGAGAAAGGTCCATTTGGAGTACGGCTAGTCTTGCTCGTTAA
- the LOC130721186 gene encoding putative serine/threonine-protein kinase isoform X1 codes for MKIPFINCFSASSIEQTNNDIQEEENNDGSFRLFTYNQLKSATANFSDKVGEGGFGSVYKGRLSDGSFVALKVLSIELGSMRGEKQFVAELATMSNIKHQNLATLRGYCVEGAHRCLVYDYMENNTLHHAFLGSEERRMRFNWEARKEISIGVARGLAFLHEEVKPHIVHRDIKARNILLDRNFTPKVSDFGLAKLLRDEASYISTRVAGTLGYLAPEYASSGQLTRKSDVYSFGVLLLQIVSGQVVVDAYQDNESFIVEKVWAAYEDNNLLKQVDPVLNVNVQVEEAVKFLKVGLLCVQENAKLRPRMSEVVEKLTSNVDIIKDVCITKPGLVADLRNIRIREQVTLSSPQESSDAGERSIWSTASLAR; via the exons ATGAAGATTCCCTTTATCAATTGTTTCTCTGCATCATCCATTGAACAAACCAACAATG ATATTCAAGAGGAAGAAAATAATGATGGAAGCTTTCGTTTATTCACTTACAATCAATTGAAATCTGCTACTGCTAATTTTAGTGACAAGGTTGGAGAAGGTGGATTTGGCTCTGTCTACAAG GGGAGGCTTAGTGACGGCTCTTTTGTGGCGTTGAAAGTGCTTTCCATTGAGCTAGGATCCATGCGAGGAGAGAAGCAATTTGTGGCAGAATTGGCTACAATGTCAAATATCAAGCACCAAAATCTAGCCACCCTTCGAGGGTATTGTGTAGAAGGAGCACACCGATGCTTGGTCTATGATTACATGGAGAACAACACCCTTCACCACGCTTTCTTAG GTTCAGAGGAGAGAAGGATGAGATTCAACTGGGAAGCAAGGAAGGAAATATCCATAGGTGTGGCTAGGGGGCTTGCTTTTCTCCATGAGGAGGTGAAGCCTCATATTGTTCATAGAGACATCAAAGCCAGAAATATTCTTCTTGATAGGAATTTCACACCAAAAGTTTCAGACTTTGGTTTGGCAAAGTTACTTAGAGATGAAGCATCTTACATCAGTACTCGAGTTGCAGGGACATT GGGTTATCTAGCTCCAGAGTATGCCAGTTCAGGACAGTTGACAAGAAAATCAGATGTATATAGCTTTGGGGTATTACTTTTGCAAATTGTCAGCGGCCAAGTTGTTGTAGATGCCTATCAAGACAATGAAAGTTTCATTGTAGAGAAG GTGTGGGCAGCTTATGAAGACAACAATCTATTAAAACAAGTGGATCCTGTGCTTAATGTGAACGTTCAAGTGGAAGAGGCTGTAAAATTCCTTAAAGTGGGGTTGCTTTGTGTGCAAGAAAATGCCAAGCTTAGGCCAAGAATGTCAGAGGTTGTTGAGAAGTTGACCAGCAACGTTGATATTATAAAAGATGTTTGCATCACAAAACCAGGGCTTGTTGCTGATCTGAGGAACATTAGAATAAGGGAACAAGTGACATTGAGCTCGCCACAGGAATCAAGTGATGCTGGAGAAAGGTCCATTTGGAGTACGGCTAGTCTTGCTCGTTAA